One Saccharomyces eubayanus strain FM1318 chromosome VIII, whole genome shotgun sequence genomic window carries:
- the AIM17 gene encoding Aim17p codes for MLRSQLGRGSRILAKITTTPRTYSSASAVGATANAGQIIKTFFNRDSTTVTFSMEESDKPVSVCFNNVFLRDASHGANLVTTGELYHNEKLTAPQDIQISQDGKSLAVKWQDGGVHQFPLQFFLDYKGSSFVSPATRKQESRFQSQLWNKEILKSNIKDLLSVNYNEFIDAKDDSKLFQTLVNLQKFGITFISGTPSSSSEGLTIQKICERIGPIRSTVHGEGTFDVNASQTTSVNAHYANKDLPLHTDLPFLENVPGFQILQSLPTSQGEDPSTRPMNYFVDAFYATRNVRESDFEAYEALQIVPVNYIYENGDKRYYQSKPLIEHYDSNEQNTLLSNYETLIKCINYSPPYQAPFTFGIYDKPSDLNNNPDLNLITTPAKLTERFLFKSFIRGLNVFENHINDFNNQFRLQLPENCCVIFNNRRILHANSLTSSNQKWLKGCYFDSDTFKSKLKFLEEKFPHVK; via the coding sequence ATGCTAAGATCACAATTAGGCAGAGGATCTCGGATCCTTGCCAAGATAACAACTACGCCAAGAACATACTCATCTGCGTCCGCGGTGGGCGCAACAGCAAATGCAGGACAGATCATCAAGACGTTTTTTAATAGAGACTCGACCACGGTCACTTTCTCCATGGAGGAGTCCGACAAACCAGTTTCCGTTTGCTTCAACAACGTCTTTCTTAGGGATGCATCGCACGGTGCTAATTTGGTCACTACGGGGGAACTTTACCATAACGAGAAATTGACTGCTCCACAGGACATCCAGATCTCCCAGGACGGGAAATCTCTGGCCGTGAAGTGGCAAGATGGCGGCGTTCATCAGTTCCCCCTGCAATTCTTCCTTGATTATAAAGGTTCCAGTTTCGTATCTCCGGCAACAAGAAAGCAAGAATCTAGATTTCAGTCGCAGCTATGGAACAAGGAGATCTTGAAATCTAACATCAAGGACTTGCTATCTGTAAACTACAATGAGTTTATCGACGCCAAGGACGACTCGAAGCTTTTCCAAACGCTGGtcaatcttcaaaaattcgGTATCACTTTCATCTCCGGTACGCcctcttcctcctctgAAGGTCTAACCATCCAGAAGATCTGTGAAAGGATCGGGCCCATAAGGTCGACCGTCCACGGTGAAGGAACGTTTGACGTGAATGCCTCGCAGACGACGAGCGTCAACGCACATTATGCCAACAAAGACCTGCCATTGCATACGGATTTGCCgtttttggaaaacgtGCCAGGTTTCCAAATCTTACAGTCCTTACCCACCAGTCAGGGAGAAGATCCCAGTACTAGACCCATGAACTATTTCGTGGACGCCTTTTATGCTACACGTAACGTTAGAGAGTCAGACTTTGAAGCCTACGAAGCTTTGCAAATCGTTCCCGTAAATTACATTTATGAAAATGGAGATAAAAGGTACTACCAGTCCAAACCTTTGATCGAGCATTATGACAGTAACGAACAAAACACTTTGCTAAGCAATTACGAGACTTTAATCAAATGCATCAACTACTCTCCGCCATATCAAGCACCTTTCACTTTTGGTATTTACGACAAACCATCAGATTTGAACAACAATCCGGATCTGAATCTAATAACTACGCCAGCAAAGCTCACAGAgagatttttatttaaatcCTTCATTAGAGGGTTGAATGTCTTCGAAAATCATATCAATGACTTCAACAATCAATTCAGATTGCAGTTGCCCGAAAATTGCTGTGTCATATTTAACAACAGGAGAATTTTGCATGCCAACTCTTTGACAAGTTCGAACCAAAAATGGTTGAAAGGTTGTTATTTCGATTCGGACACTTTCAAGAGTAAACTAAAATTCTTGGAAGAGAAATTCCCTCATGTTAAATAA
- the OPI1 gene encoding transcriptional regulator OPI1 — translation MSESQRLGLSEEEVEAAEVLGVLKQSCRQKPQRPEDVSRGDEGRSASESSTTPLNILDRVSNKIINNVVTFYDEINTTKRPLKSIGRLLDDDDDEHDDYDYNDREFFTNKRQKLSQAFAKGKDNLKEYKLNMSIESKKRLITCLHLLKLANKQLSDKVSCLQDLVEKEQAHPMHNEDGSLVATAGAGEDETSSDDDDDEEFFDASEQVHANEQSIVVKMEVVGTVKKVYSLISKFTANSLPEPARSQVRESLLNLPTNWFDSVHSTSLPHDTSYHYAHRQEQEVGRQQRQEQERDSNDDDEAQDDASSSSSSVTPNGKVLILAKESLEMVRSVMGVVDSTLGKAEEWVKQKREVKEMIRERFLRQQQQYRQRQQNDNNRIKPFQDTSKSGE, via the coding sequence ATGTCAGAAAGTCAGCGTTTAGGATTATCGGAGGAAGAAGTAGAAGCGGCTGAAGTACTAGGAGTACTGAAACAATCATGCAGGCAGAAACCACAGCGACCAGAGGACGTCTCGCGAGGTGACGAGGGGAGATCGGCGAGTGAATCGTCGACGACGCCTCTGAATATACTGGATCGCGTCAGCAACAAAATTATTAACAACGTCGTGACGTTCTACGACGAAATAAACACCACCAAGAGACCGCTGAAGTCGATCGGGAGACTGCTggacgacgacgacgacgagCACGACGATTACGACTATAACGACCGGGAGTTTTTCACCAACAAGAGACAGAAGCTGTCGCAGGCGTTTGCCAAGGGGAAGGACAACCTGAAGGAGTACAAGCTGAACATGTCCATCGAGTCCAAGAAGAGACTCATTACGTGCCTGCACCTTTTGAAACTAGCCAACAAGCAGCTGTCCGACAAAGTTTCGTGCTTGCAGGATCTCGTAGAAAAGGAGCAGGCGCACCCTATGCATAACGAAGACGGCAGCCTCGTGGCGACTGCTGGAGCGGGGGAAGACGAGACGTCGTccgatgacgacgatgacgagGAGTTCTTCGACGCATCTGAGCAGGTCCACGCCAACGAGCAGTCTATCGTGGTGAAGATGGAAGTGGTCGGCACCGTCAAGAAGGTTTACTCGCTGATATCGAAGTTTACGGCCAACTCGCTGCCCGAGCCCGCAAGGTCCCAGGTACGAGAAAGTTTACTGAACCTGCCCACGAACTGGTTCGATAGCGTCCATAGCACGTCACTGCCGCACGACACTTCGTACCACTACGCTCACAGGCAGGAACAAGAAGTGGGGCGGCAGCAGCGGCAAGAGCAGGAAAGGGACAGcaatgacgacgatgaagCGCAGGACGATGCGTCGTCCTCGTCCTCTTCCGTCACCCCGAATGGGAAAGTACTAATCCTCGCGAAGGAGTCGCTGGAAATGGTCAGAAGTGTGATGGGCGTGGTCGACTCCACGCTGGGCAAGGCTGAAGAGTGGGTGAAGCAGAAACGAGAGGTGAAGGAAATGATCCGAGAACGCTTCCTGCGccagcagcagcagtaCAGACAACGCCAACAGAACGATAACAACCGCATAAAACCCTTCCAAGATACCTCAAAAAGTGGCGAGTAG
- the APM2 gene encoding Apm2p, whose product MSSSLFILDEDLEPLVSKNIRAIPNLSSILSSFKQCYHRGSPPILSQNGWFFIHLKRDFLHFISVIHATDKPNIDLMSILTFLEQFYHLLKKYFEINVLSKNIILDNVLLVLELVDECIDFGIVQVTDPSIIKDYIRVKVNLPKVPIDSDEWSSDDESSDSDSSSEYSDSKKRNKKKNKKKKKKKNGKGKNVGKSKIKSIMVNNKENKGNNVVETVKETLRSKSNTGRNSPDDELPNDGNDLYINGDIAKTIIMPISWRTKGIHYSKNEFFLDVIERVQYLMDFEKGIIRKNLIHGEIVCRCYLSGMPKLKISINKLLNKDPQFMSNSKFHQCVSLDSINTIEEEGKDSDDSGSQIATDTKEIEFIPPDGEFVLCQYELKRHVKDAPMIKLQAFEVKPKPKKFKIQIVTKIQTNFKPTNSTSKLNIKIPLTKVFQDYKIDLSKQIRFKANLGKVVFNLSDDFLLWEIETMKGHRERNTGTAPQEDNASALASMVAEFPLFNQEEYDRMQEELKTSMNPPPLRTGPKLEELYKQVHEERLPHTHDVAPRDKLVSVDFEIPYCTCSGLKVEYLKVEEPQLQYQSFPWVRYKTISDDEYAYIV is encoded by the coding sequence ATGTCGTCGAGCCTGTTTATTCTGGATGAAGATCTAGAACCGCTGGTGTCCAAGAATATCAGGGCAATACCGAACCTGTCGTCGATTCTTTCCAGCTTTAAGCAATGTTATCATCGCGGTTCGCCTCCAATTCTTTCGCAGAACGGCTGGTTCTTTATACATTTGAAGAGAGATTTCTTGCATTTCATATCAGTGATACATGCCACAGACAAACCGAACATAGATTTGATGAGTATCCTAACCTTTCTAGAGCAATTCtatcatcttttgaaaaagtatttCGAGATTAATGTTTTGAGCAAGAACATCATACTGGACAACGTCTTACTCGTCTTGGAATTAGTGGATGAGTGTATAGATTTCGGTATTGTCCAAGTGACAGACCCAAGTATTATCAAGGACTATATTCGTGTGAAAGTCAACCTGCCAAAAGTGCCGATAGATAGTGACGAATGGAGTTCTGATGACGAAAGCAGTGACAGTGACAGTAGCAGCGAGTACAGTGACAGtaagaaaaggaacaagaagaagaataagaagaagaagaagaagaagaacggCAAAGGAAAGAACGTGggcaaaagcaaaataaaaagcatAATGGtgaacaataaagaaaataaggGAAACAATGTGGTGGAAACGGTCAAAGAGACTTTGAGAAGCAAGAGCAATACTGGAAGAAACTCTCCGGATGACGAGCTGCCCAATGATGGCAATGACCTCTATATTAATGGAGACATCGCGAAAACGATCATAATGCCCATCTCATGGAGAACAAAGGGGATCCACTATTCCAAAAACGAATTCTTTTTGGACGTTATAGAACGGGTCCAGTACCTGATGGATTTCGAGAAGGGAATAATCAGGAAGAACCTAATCCATGGTGAAATTGTGTGCAGATGTTATCTTTCCGGAATGCCCAAACTGAAAATATCCATCAACAAGCTCTTGAACAAGGACCCCCAGTTCATGTCTAATTCTAAATTCCACCAGTGCGTTTCACTGGATTCCATAAACACCATTGaggaagaaggaaaagacaGCGATGATTCTGGTTCGCAGATAGCAACCGATACAAAGGAGATCGAATTCATACCGCCGGATGGGGAGTTTGTCCTTTGCCAATATGAGCTGAAAAGACACGTGAAGGATGCACCGATGATAAAACTACAGGCTTTTGAGGTCAAGCCCAAACCgaagaaattcaagatCCAAATTGTaacaaaaattcaaaccaATTTCAAACCAACCAACTCCACATCAAAGCTGAACATCAAGATCCCGCTGACGAAGGTCTTTCAGGACTACAAGATAGACCTGAGCAAGCAAATCCGGTTCAAGGCCAACTTAGGCAAAGTCGTGTTCAACCTGAGCGACGACTTCTTGCTCTGGGAAATAGAAACTATGAAGGGTCACCGTGAACGCAACACTGGCACTGCCCCACAGGAGGACAATGCCAGCGCTCTGGCATCCATGGTGGCAGAGTTCCCACTGTTCAACCAGGAAGAATATGACCGGATGCaagaagaactgaaaaCCTCTATGAACCCGCCGCCCCTGCGCACGGGACCCAAGCTAGAGGAACTGTACAAACAGGTACACGAAGAGCGTCTCCCCCACACGCACGATGTCGCCCCTCGAGATAAGCTGGTCAGCGTCGATTTCGAGATCCCGTATTGCACATGCAGCGGGCTGAAAGTCGAATACCTGAAGGTCGAAGAGCCACAGCTGCAGTACCAGTCGTTCCCTTGGGTCCGATACAAGACCATCAGCGACGACGAGTACGCATACATCGTCTGA
- the MCO14 gene encoding 4a-hydroxytetrahydrobiopterin dehydratase: MHNKIIRVASSALTGGKLLEKLKTLTHWEAQWDPHRTKCLGITREVTFKDYETTWAFLTRVSMRSHLWGHHPLIHTSYTWVKLELRTHDADPLDPDGAQLSDIDARMARRIDSYIDEMIR, from the coding sequence ATGCATAATAAGATCATTAGGGTTGCATCCAGTGCGCTGACAGGAGGCAAGCTACTCGAGAAACTAAAGACCTTGACCCACTGGGAAGCACAGTGGGATCCTCACAGGACTAAGTGTCTAGGGATAACAAGAGAAGTGACTTTCAAGGACTACGAGACCACCTGGGCATTCCTGACCCGCGTGTCCATGAGATCTCATCTTTGGGGCCATCATCCCCTGATCCACACCAGCTACACCTGGGTAAAGCTTGAGCTTCGTACGCATGACGCAGATCCGCTGGACCCAGACGGGGCCCAACTCAGCGATATAGACGCCCGAATGGCCAGGAGAATAGACTCCTATATCGACGAAATGATCCGCTGA
- the DUR3 gene encoding Dur3p produces the protein MGEFKPPLPQGAGYAIVLGLGAVFAGMMVLITYMLRRYQKEIITAEEFTTAGRSVKTGLVAAAVVSSWIWCSTLLTSSTKEYADGIFGGYAYAAGACFQIIAFAILAIKTKQMAPNAHTYLELVRKRYGKIGHSCYLFYAIATNILVTSMLLTSGSAVFSDLTGMNTIASCFLLPVGVVVYTLFGGIKATFLTDYLHTCVIIIIVLVFAFKVYATSDILGSPGKVYDLVREAAKRHPVDGNFEGEYMTMTSKSAGILLIINLIGNFGTVFLDNGYWNKAISASPAASLKAYAMGGLAWFAVPSLISLTMGLACIAVETSPNFPTYPDPLTSFQANSGLVLPAAAIAIMGKGGAVASLLMIFMAVTSAMSAELIAVSSVFTYDIYREYIDPRASGKKLIYTSHCACIFFGLAMSGFSVGLYYGGISMGYIYEMMGIIISSAVLPVVLTLCSKDMNVVAAVVSPILGTALAIMSWLVCTKSLYHELTVDTTFMDYPMLTGNLVALLSPAIFIPILTYFFKPQNFDWEKLKEITRVDESEELAQADPDIQIYDGELNAKGQEEETNSLTSAENEKNDVRVNNEKLNDLNLGVVISNAIMQESGTELQEELDEEQKELARGLKIAYFLCVFFALAFLVVWPMPMYGSKYIFSKKFFTGWVVVMIIWLFCSAFAVCIYPLWEGRHGIYTTLRGVYWDLSGQTYKLREWQNSNPQDLHVVTSQISARLHTQSSQFGQVDEII, from the coding sequence atggGTGAATTTAAACCTCCACTGCCTCAAGGTGCGGGGTATGCTATTGTACTAGGCCTAGGGGCTGTTTTCGCAGGAATGATGGTGTTAATAACCTATATGCTTAGACgttatcaaaaagaaattattaCTGCTGAAGAATTTACCACTGCCGGTAGATCGGTAAAGACCGGTTTAGTGGCGGCGGCTGTGGTTTCCAGTTGGATTTGGTGCTCTACGTTGTTGACTTCATCCACAAAGGAATACGCAGATGGTATATTTGGTGGGTACGCATATGCCGCCGGTGCTTGTTTCCAAATTATTGCGTTCGCCATCTTGGCTATTAAGACCAAGCAAATGGCTCCCAATGCGCACACATACTTGGAATTAGTGAGAAAAAGATATGGTAAGATTGGTCATAGTTGCTATCTGTTTTACGCCATTGCAACCAACATTTTGGTCACTTCTATGCTTTTAACTTCAGGGTCCGCTGTTTTCAGTGACTTGACCGGGATGAACACCATTGCATCTTGTTTCTTACTACCCGTCGGTGTTGTCGTTTATACTCTGTTTGGTGGTATCAAGGCAACTTTTCTAACCGACTATTTGCACACTTgtgtcatcatcatcattgttCTCGTATTTGCATTTAAAGTTTATGCCACTAGTGATATTTTAGGTTCGCCGGGCAAAGTTTATGACTTAGTTCGTGAGGCTGCTAAGAGACACCCAGTCGACGGTAACTTTGAAGGTGAGTATATGACTATGACATCTAAATCCGCCGGTATTTTATTGATCATTAATCTGATCGGGAATTTCGGTACCGTTTTCCTTGATAACGGTTATTGGAATAAAGCCATTTCTGCTAGTCCTGCAGCAAGTTTGAAAGCTTACGCCATGGGTGGGTTAGCATGGTTTGCTGTGCCTTCTCTTATTTCATTGACCATGGGTTTAGCATGCATTGCAGTGGAGACCTCTCCAAATTTCCCCACATATCCTGATCCACTAACTTCGTTCCAGGCAAATTCTGGGTTGGTTTTGCCAGCTGCCGCAATTGCCATCATGGGTAAAGGAGGTGCAGTGGCATCGCTGCTGATGATCTTCATGGCCGTCACGTCTGCCATGTCTGCTGAATTGATTGCCGTGTCATCTGTTTTCACTTACGATATCTATAGAGAATATATCGATCCTCGTGCAAGCGGTAAGAAACTGATTTACACCTCGCACTGTGCCTGTATCTTTTTTGGTCTTGCCATGAGTGGATTTTCTGTCGGACTGTACTATGGTGGTATTTCCATGGGCTATATTTATGAAATGATGGGTATAATTATTAGTAGTGCAGTGTTGCCTGTGGTTTTGACTTTGTGCTCTAAAGACATGAATGTAGTTGCCGCTGTGGTGTCCCCAATTTTAGGCACAGCTTTGGCTATAATGTCATGGTTGGTTTGCACCAAGTCACTTTACCATGAACTAACTGTGGACACAACATTCATGGATTATCCAATGCTAACAGGTAATTTGGTAGCTTTATTGTCACCAGCTATCTTTATTCCTATTTTGACTTATTTCTTTAAACCGCAAAATTTCGACTGggaaaaattgaaggaGATTACCAGAGTAGATGAATCTGAAGAATTGGCTCAAGCTGATCCCGATATTCAGATTTATGACGGTGAGCTTAATGCTAAGggtcaagaagaagaaacaaattcCCTGACTTCTGCagagaatgaaaaaaatgatgttAGAgtaaataatgaaaaattgaatgacCTCAACCTCGGTGTCGTGATAAGTAATGCCATTATGCAAGAAAGTGGAACCGAGttacaagaagaattagacgaagaacaaaaggaaCTAGCCCGTGGTTTAAAAATTGCCTACTTCCTGTGTGTATTTTTTGCCTTGGCATTTTTAGTGGTTTGGCCCATGCCCATGTATGGTTCCAAGTATATCTTCAgtaaaaaattctttacCGGTTGGGTCGTGGTAATGATTATCTGGCTTTTCTGTAGTGCATTTGCCGTTTGTATTTATCCACTCTGGGAAGGCAGACATGGTATATACACAACATTGCGTGGGGTATACTGGGATTTATCTGGCCAAACCTATAAACTAAGGGAATGGCAAAATTCTAATCCACAAGATCTGCATGTAGTAACAAGCCAAATCAGCGCAAGACTGCATACACAATCGTCTCAATTCGGACAGGTTGACGAaatcatttaa
- the RPS20 gene encoding 40S ribosomal protein uS10, translating to MSDFQKEKVEEQEQQQQIIKIRITLTSTKVKQLENVSSNIVKNAEQHNLVKKGPVRLPTKVLKISTRKTPNGEGSKTWETYEMRIHKRYIDLEAPVQIVKRITQITIEPGVDVEVVVASN from the coding sequence atgtCTGACtttcaaaaggaaaaggttgaagaacaagaacaacaacaacaaatcatCAAGATTAGAATCACTTTGACTTCTACCAAGGTTAAGCAATTGGAAAATGTTTCTTCTAACATCGTCAAGAACGCTGAACAACACAACTTGGTCAAGAAGGGTCCAGTCAGATTACCAACTAAGGTTTTGAAGATCTCTACCAGAAAGACTCCAAATGGTGAAGGTTCTAAGACTTGGGAAACTTACGAAATGAGAATCCACAAGAGATACATCGACTTGGAAGCTCCAGTTCAAATCGTTAAGAGAATCACCCAAATCACCATTGAACCTGGTGTGGATGTCGAAGTTGTTGTCGCTTCCAACTAA
- the YLF2 gene encoding Ylf2p, whose translation MNIGGGRFLLGRVSNNPTSGIVGLANVGKSTFFQAITNSKLGNPANYPFATIDPECAKVNIPSTPLSDLLRIYQSAKIVPGTLTIYDIAGLTRGASQGHGLGNKFLNDIRHVDGIFQVVRGFLKEDITHIEGNVDPVRDLSVVQDELILKDLEFLENIRERLSKKMRMVSKNSKEYQEMKVETELLDALEEHLFNGKKIRHFKDHWNLDEVKILNKHNFLTSKPTLILLNVSPQDYLRKENKFVKDILKWVNEFSPGDKLVLFSAEFESQLIECKDTLSEYFDKIRQDTSISDEQLVSAIPRIILEMRNLLNLISFFTCGPQEVHQWNIREGTTAQEAAGVIHSDLRDTFINADVIKYDDLKTMEPPLNESLLKSKGLVKRAGKQYIMQDNDVAFFKAAGGKTR comes from the coding sequence ATGAACATCGGTGGAGGAAGATTCTTACTTGGAAGGGTGTCGAATAATCCAACTTCTGGGATAGTTGGCCTTGCAAACGTTGGTAAATCCACATTTTTCCAAGCAATAACAAACTCRAAATTGGGTAATCCAGCTAATTATCCATTCGCCACTATTGACCCAGAATGTGCAAAAGTTAACATACCTAGCACGCCATTATCTGATTTATTGAGAATATATCAGAGTGCAAAAATCGTGCCCGGAACTTTGACAATATATGACATTGCCGGACTCACTAGAGGTGCCTCCCAAGGCCATGGTTTGGGAAACAAGTTTTTAAATGATATTAGACATGTAGATGGGATATTTCAAGTGGTAAGAGGGTTTTTAAAGGAAGATATTACACATATAGAAGGCAATGTAGACCCGGTCAGAGATTTATCAGTTGTACAAGATGAGCTGATcttgaaagatttggaatttttggaaaatatcaggGAAAGGCTCAGTAAGAAGATGCGAATGGTTTCAAAGAATTCTAAAGAATACCAAGAAATGAAAGTGGAGACGGAATTATTGGATGCATTAGAAGAGCATTTATTTAATGGTAAGAAAATCCGACATTTTAAGGACCATTGGAACCTGGACGAGGTCAAAATTCTAAATAAACATAATTTTCTAACGTCCAAACCAAcgttgattttgttaaaCGTATCACCTCAAGATTATCttaggaaagaaaataaatttgtcaaagatattttgaaatgggTTAACGAATTTTCGCCTGGTGACAAACTGGTTCTTTTCAGTGCAGAATTTGAATCGCAATTAATTGAATGTAAAGACACGCTATCAGAATACTTTGACAAAATCAGGCAAGATACGAGCATCTCTGATGAACAACTAGTGTCTGCAATACCACGAATAATTCTAGAAATGAGaaatttgttgaatttgATTAGTTTTTTCACATGTGGCCCACAAGAAGTCCATCAATGGAACATTAGAGAGGGGACCACTGCTCAGGAGGCAGCAGGCGTTATCCACAGTGATTTGCGTGATACGTTTATCAATGCTGATGTGATAAAATatgatgatttgaagaCGATGGAGCCACCATTAAACGAATCTTTACTGAAATCGAAAGGCTTGGTCAAACGTGCGGGGAAGCAATATATCATGCAGGATAACGATGTTGCCTTCTTCAAAGCCGCCGGTGGTAAGACGAGATAG
- the OTU2 gene encoding deubiquitinase OTU2, producing MSSIEVSEAPKTMEEILARHRKENKDLQNKITGMKKQATKSKRKEVNSKCLDLQDNLKIKQENEIKNWKIVNNQASGPEEEDEVTPEKLLEQLSISQEEEHSQQDIPGQQDQPKKRRNRQKEKLAKRDAAIAKMKEEAALEASQQPDFKKMEQESIDQLCEVKKLKQFDIQPDGHCLFASILDQLKLRHDPKELDSDLNVRKLRSLSCNYVQEHRDDFVPYLFDEESMQMKDIDEYTKEMEHTAQWGGEIEILALSHVFDCPISILMSGRSVQVYNEDGKNAELKLVYYKHSYSLGEHYNSLHDS from the coding sequence ATGAGTAGTATAGAAGTATCAGAGGCCCCTAAAACTATGGAAGAAATCCTGGCGAGACatagaaaggaaaacaaagatttACAGAATAAAATAACCGGTATGAAAAAACAGGCTACTAAATctaaaagaaaggaagTTAACTCGAAATGTTTAGATCTTCAAGACAATTTGAAGATTAAAcaggaaaatgaaatcaaaaattggaaGATCGTTAATAACCAAGCTTCCGGtcctgaagaagaagatgaagtgACTCCAGAGAAACTATTGGAGCAACTATCCATATCACAAGAGGAAGAACACAGCCAACAGGATATTCCCGGCCAACAAGATCAACCAAAGAAACGTCGTAATagacaaaaggaaaaattggCAAAGAGGGACGCAGCAATTgcgaaaatgaaagaagaagcagcTTTGGAAGCTTCGCAACAACCtgattttaaaaaaatggaacaaGAATCTATAGACCAATTATGCGAGgtgaaaaaactgaagCAGTTCGATATACAACCTGACGGCCACTGTCTATTTGCCTCGATATTAGATCAGTTAAAACTTCGCCATGATCCAAAAGAGCTAGATTCAGACTTGAATGTCAGAAAACTAAGATCGCTGAGCTGTAATTATGTACAGGAACATAGGGACGATTTCGTTCCTTATTTGTTCGATGAGGAAAGCATGCAAATGAAAGATATCGATGAATATACTAAAGAGATGGAGCATACAGCTCAATGGGGTGGAGAAATTGAGATCTTAGCTCTATCCCACGTTTTTGATTGTCCGATTAGTATTTTAATGAGTGGTAGATCTGTTCAAGTTTATAATGAGGACGGTAAAAACGCTGAGTTAAAGCTTGTCTATTATAAACACAGTTATTCATTAGGTGAGCATTACAATTCATTGCATGATTCGTGA